Below is a window of Fimbriimonadaceae bacterium DNA.
CGGCATAGACGGTGTGACGCTCTCCGGGCTGATATCCCAAAATCGACTCTGGTTTGGGGATCGCCGAATTGTAGGGCGCATACCCGTGGAAGTCGAACGGTTTGGGCGCAAGGCTGAGCAGACTGTAGGCGAGAAGTGTGGTGACAAGCACAAGCGGATTATACGCCCGTGGGGGTCGTATGAAGGTAAGTCCCCGCCCCTATGGCTTTGGAGCGGGGTGGTTGGGAGATGAGATGAAAGGCTAACCGATAGAGAATTCTCTTTCCGAGACTCTCTGCCACGTTACGTCAAGTGCACGCGCAACCAGATCGAGGACCTGCTTGAGCGATACTTCGTCGAGTTTGATCTCGTCAATGACCACTCCTTCGACCTTGCTCGCGTCAATCTTGATGTCGGCGAGTGAGGCAAGCGCTCTGCAAATCTGATCGGCGGTTGCGCCTTTCAGTTCTATCGTGAACTTTGTCTCCATCACGTCTTGGATGGCGAGGGATTCACAAACGACGTCCTCAGTTTCGACGAGGCGAATACCAAGGTGGTCGGTAAGCTTTGCATCGACGGACTCAACGATGTTGAGCTCGGGGAGATCCTGGGCTTCGGTTGCGTCCACGGCATCGATGGCCCCCGCATCGACCAGCTTCGCGCCAATGATCAGTCGCGGAGCATCCGTAGGCTCGATGTCGGCCACATCGATCGGGTCGAACACGGTGACGGTGCCCATTTCATCGATGTCTGCGATTTTGTCCGGGTCAAGCAGTTTGACGTTTACGACGAGGTGCCGACCGTCGAACAACTCGATATCCGACACGTCAACGATGTCCTTGGGGTCGAGCAATTTAACGTCGTCGATGAGGAGCGAGCCGTCGATCAACTTGACGTCTTTTGCCAGATGGGTACTATCGATCATGTCGATAGCCTGAAGGGGCTGTTGGCTTTCATGTGACTTTGCTGCGGACCCCAAAGGGACTGCGGCCAGAGTTGCGAAACCGAGGGCTGCGATCGCTGCTAGGCTTGCAGCCCCTCTGTTTTTGATTGTGTTTCTTTTCATGTGACTGGTTCTCCTATGTTTCATAGGCTCTTCTGGCGCGCCGACGCGCACAGCGCAATCCAGAAACTTAGGCTATCCCTCAAACCTGAACTCACGTTCGGAGACGTGGGTCCACTTCACTCCAGTGCTCTTTGAAAGAACATCGAGCAACGTCCGCAGACTGATCTTGTCAAATTTGGCGGTGATGTGGAGGCCGTCGATCACGCCAGGATCGACCTTCACTCCCAACTTGTCCGACGCGATCTTGAGCAGTGCGCCAGCCTGGATATCTGAATACGAAAGCGTAAGTGTCTGGTCGAGAACGAGGTCTCGGGGCTCGTTGCTTCCGACCATTTCGATATTCACGAGCTGGTCTGGGTCGAGGATGATCGTCGGAACCTCTTCGGCGCTGATGGGGCTGACTGGGGAGATCGCATCCTGGGGCACCATGATGACGCTATCGTCTGGCTTCGTCGTGGCCTTTCGGGGAGTCGCCGAGATCGGGATTGCAACGAGTAGGGCAAGGACGGTCGCCGAGACAAGGGAGATGCTGGCCGCGCCGCGTGACTTGATGGAGCGGCTGTTCATGTTTTCGATTCGCTGGCTCAGCGATTTGAACTCTCGTGTGACGGAATAAACCGTTGACGGGGGGTAGGGCCGCTTGCACGCGACGTGAATGAGGAGTTCGCAGTACGCTTTTCGGCCGATGTTCGTGATGCGCAGAACTTCGCGGTCGCACAGCAGTTCGCTTTGAGAGGCGAATGCACACCTGGAAAGCCAGACGAGGGGGTTAAAGAAGAATAGGCATCCAGAAAAGGCCGCCAGCCAGCCGACGATGAGGTCGCCATGCTTGATGTGAGTCATTTCGTGAACGAGAATGGCCTCCTCTCGCGCTTGATCCAGGCTGCCGATCAAGGATTGCGGCCAGCAGATCACAGGTTGGATCACACCCGAAACGCACGGTGTTTTGATCTCTTCCGATACGATAATCTTTGGCGTTCGCCTCAGGCCGACTTGATGAGCGATCTTCTCAACGAGGCTGTTGAGGCTTGGCTCCGCGATGGATGCCGATTGCATTCCGCGCTTGAATCTGAATTCGCGGTAGGTGAGGAGTGTGACGGAGGTCAGCGCGCCCACAACCCAAAGAAGCATTAGCCACGACGGCAATCCACCCTTCTCACGATCTGCAGAAGCAGTGGGCTGGTTCTGCATCAGGAGCGTGTCGCTGGGCTGTCCTTCCAACTTGCTAATGATGAGGGTCCCGGTGTTGGCTTCGGGAAGAATGGGCAGGGGCAGCGAGACGGCGAGCCCGATTATCAGGTGCAAAAAGGCGATGCTCCACAAAATGCTGCGCAGGCGTGGGTGGGAGAACGCGGCCCGTGACGTGATAAACCACACGAGCGCGAGCAGGATACTTCCTTGAACGCAGGTCCAAATCAAGCGCTCCAGAAGCAGACTCGGCTCAATCATCGCTGCCCTCTTCCTCGACCCTCATGGCGAGCTTTCGTAAAACCGCCTCTTCTTCTGCAGTGAGCCCCTTCGACTGAGCGAGGTAAGCCACGATTGGGGAGGTGTCGTGGCTTAAACTCTCGCGGACGAAATCTTTCACGACGCCAAGGAAGAACGCCGACGCGGGCACCTTGGAGAAGTAAGCGTAAGTGCCGTCTTTGATCTCACGATCGAGGAAGCCCTTCTTGCGCAGGCGCTCCATGACCGTTTGAACGGTTGTTCGTGCGTAGCCTTGTTCCTCTCCGTAGCTTCCGGCTACTTCGCCGACCGTTGAGGGTCCACGAGTGACCAAGAAGCGAAGGACTTCGAATTCAAGCTTTCCGAGTTTTGCAAGTTTTCTCATGACTACATCCGTAATCATGATTCAAGACGCATTGTTGAGTCAAGTTAGTTCCCAAATCGCTTTAGAAAGTGTTAGCGGTTGGCCTGACCCCGCAGTTCCTCGACCGATTTCATCCCACGCTTTGCCAGCTCTGCAGCAAGATGAGCCAGCGAGTTCGGGGCCATCATCGGTCCGCCGTAAATCCACCCCGTATAGACCTGAACCAGGTGCGCGCCGAGCTCGATCTTGCGCACGACGTCCTCCCCGGTAAAGACTCCACCAACGCCGATGATGACCATATTTGGATCAGTAGATCGGGCGATCTCGGCAAGCATCTGGTCGGAAAGGGTCTTCAGCGGTTTCCCGGAGAGTCCTCCTGCTTGATTCGGATCACGCTGGAGGACATCCCGCCGGATGGTTGTGTTCGTGGCGATAATGCCGGTGAGGTTCATTTCGTGGGCGACTTGGACGACATCTTGGAGTTCGGCGGGAGAGAGGTCGGGGGCGACTTTGACGAACGTCGGGCGTTTGTCGTCGATCTGCTTCATGCCGGTAAGAATCTCTATCAGCGGCCCTTTTTCTTGCAGCCCTCGCAGGCCGGGGGTGTTGGGCGAGGAGACATTGACGACGAAGTAGTCGCCCAACCCGTGCAACAGTTGGTAGCTCCCGGCGTAGTCTTTCGCGGCGTCTTCCACTGGTGTGATCTTGGATTTGCCGAGGTTGACTCCGACGGGAATGCTGGGAGAGGCGATGCGAAGGCGGTCGGCGATGCGGGCCGCGCCGTCGTTGTTGAAGCCGAAGCGGTTGACGATGGCCTGCTCTTCGGGGATGCGAAAAAGCCGGGGCTTGGGGTTGCCGGGCTGGGGGTGAAAGGTGGCGGTGCCGACCTCGATAAAGCCAAAGCCGAGGTCCTCCCACTGGTCAACAGCGACTGCATTCTTGTCAAAACCTGCCGCCAAGCCAAGGGGGTTCGCGAATCGGACGCCGAAGAGGGTTTGCTCCAGGCTCGGATGGGTGAATCTGGGGACTTGGGCAAGGCCCGACTGAATCGCCGCCATGCCCATGTTGTGGGCTTCTTCAGCGTCGAGCTGGAAGAGGAGTGGGCGAAGTAGGGGCCAGAGGTCCATTAGGGTGATTATGGCGGGTTGGAGAGGTAAGGGTTGAAGGACTGTAAGGGCAGTAAGGATCGTAAGGAGGTAAGGACGCAAGGGAAGGAAGCATTGCCGTAACGGCGCACTGTCGCAGGCCGGCATTGCTTAAGGACCTTGCTCCCGCCTTACGACCCTTACCATCCTTACGCCCGTTCCGGCCCAATAGAGTATCATCGTCTCGGTCGGGCTCAATTGAACCGGACAAAAACTCTCGGAGGATGATGTGAAGAGATGATCAACAGAACCTTGGTTGTCGCGGCGGCGTTCGCGACTCTCGCAACTGGCGCGATGGCACAGTCAGGCTCGAACCGCCCGTGGTTCGCTCTCCAAGCAGGTGCATATTTCTTCACCAGCTCAGAGCTCCGAGATCGGTTTGGCGATCCTCTCCCTTCGA
It encodes the following:
- a CDS encoding M56 family metallopeptidase, with product MIEPSLLLERLIWTCVQGSILLALVWFITSRAAFSHPRLRSILWSIAFLHLIIGLAVSLPLPILPEANTGTLIISKLEGQPSDTLLMQNQPTASADREKGGLPSWLMLLWVVGALTSVTLLTYREFRFKRGMQSASIAEPSLNSLVEKIAHQVGLRRTPKIIVSEEIKTPCVSGVIQPVICWPQSLIGSLDQAREEAILVHEMTHIKHGDLIVGWLAAFSGCLFFFNPLVWLSRCAFASQSELLCDREVLRITNIGRKAYCELLIHVACKRPYPPSTVYSVTREFKSLSQRIENMNSRSIKSRGAASISLVSATVLALLVAIPISATPRKATTKPDDSVIMVPQDAISPVSPISAEEVPTIILDPDQLVNIEMVGSNEPRDLVLDQTLTLSYSDIQAGALLKIASDKLGVKVDPGVIDGLHITAKFDKISLRTLLDVLSKSTGVKWTHVSEREFRFEG
- a CDS encoding BlaI/MecI/CopY family transcriptional regulator translates to MRKLAKLGKLEFEVLRFLVTRGPSTVGEVAGSYGEEQGYARTTVQTVMERLRKKGFLDREIKDGTYAYFSKVPASAFFLGVVKDFVRESLSHDTSPIVAYLAQSKGLTAEEEAVLRKLAMRVEEEGSDD
- a CDS encoding quinone-dependent dihydroorotate dehydrogenase encodes the protein MDLWPLLRPLLFQLDAEEAHNMGMAAIQSGLAQVPRFTHPSLEQTLFGVRFANPLGLAAGFDKNAVAVDQWEDLGFGFIEVGTATFHPQPGNPKPRLFRIPEEQAIVNRFGFNNDGAARIADRLRIASPSIPVGVNLGKSKITPVEDAAKDYAGSYQLLHGLGDYFVVNVSSPNTPGLRGLQEKGPLIEILTGMKQIDDKRPTFVKVAPDLSPAELQDVVQVAHEMNLTGIIATNTTIRRDVLQRDPNQAGGLSGKPLKTLSDQMLAEIARSTDPNMVIIGVGGVFTGEDVVRKIELGAHLVQVYTGWIYGGPMMAPNSLAHLAAELAKRGMKSVEELRGQANR